A section of the Quatrionicoccus australiensis genome encodes:
- a CDS encoding DUF2789 domain-containing protein — METHSHSMRNLFAQLGLPSEDADIARFIETHGPLPEPARLADAPFWSPAQATFLREEILVDADWAEVIDHLNAALHPAH; from the coding sequence ATGGAAACCCACAGCCACAGCATGCGCAATCTGTTCGCCCAGTTGGGATTGCCGTCGGAAGATGCGGACATCGCGCGCTTCATCGAAACGCACGGCCCGCTGCCCGAACCGGCCCGCCTCGCCGATGCGCCGTTCTGGAGCCCGGCCCAGGCCACCTTCCTGCGCGAGGAAATCCTGGTCGATGCCGACTGGGCGGAAGTCATCGACCACCTGAACGCGGCGCTGCACCCGGCGCACTAA
- the rpmB gene encoding 50S ribosomal protein L28 gives MARVCQVTGKAPMVGNKVSHANNRTKRRFLPNLQYRRFWVESENRFVRLRVSNAGLRLIDKNGIDTVLADLRARGEV, from the coding sequence ATGGCGCGAGTCTGCCAAGTAACGGGTAAAGCCCCGATGGTTGGGAACAAAGTTTCCCACGCCAACAATAGAACGAAGCGTCGCTTCCTGCCGAATCTGCAGTATCGCCGCTTCTGGGTCGAGAGCGAAAACCGCTTCGTCCGCCTGCGCGTTTCCAACGCCGGTCTGCGTCTGATCGACAAGAATGGTATCGATACCGTTCTGGCCGACCTGCGTGCCCGCGGCGAAGTCTGA
- the dut gene encoding dUTP diphosphatase: MHTIDVKILDNRLRDTPPHYATPGSAGLDLRACIAEPLTVAPGQTTLVPTGMAIHLADPGLAAMILPRSGLGHKHGIVLGNLTGLIDSDYQGELMVSVWNRGQTEFTLNPLDRIAQMIIVPVLQVGFNIVDEFDASKRGEGGFGSTGHA, translated from the coding sequence ATGCACACGATTGACGTCAAGATTCTCGACAACCGCCTGCGCGACACGCCGCCGCACTACGCAACGCCCGGCTCGGCCGGCCTCGACCTGCGCGCCTGCATTGCCGAACCGCTCACCGTGGCGCCCGGCCAGACGACGCTGGTGCCGACCGGCATGGCCATCCACCTCGCCGATCCCGGCCTGGCGGCGATGATCCTGCCGCGCTCAGGCCTCGGTCACAAGCACGGCATCGTGCTCGGCAACCTGACCGGGCTGATCGACAGCGATTACCAGGGCGAGTTGATGGTGTCGGTGTGGAATCGCGGTCAGACCGAATTCACGCTCAATCCGCTCGATCGCATCGCGCAGATGATCATCGTGCCGGTGCTGCAGGTCGGCTTCAATATTGTTGACGAGTTCGACGCCAGCAAGCGCGGCGAGGGCGGTTTCGGCAGTACCGGCCACGCCTGA
- a CDS encoding winged helix-turn-helix domain-containing protein: MNTRILLVEDDERLAELTAEYLTKNDLQVSIEPRGDTAETRILAEQPDLVILDVMLPGKDGFEVCRAVRQQYRGVILMLTARDEDFDQILGLEMGADDYIAKPVQPRVLLARIKALLRRRPATSESSSDESETMVFGQFRISQSTRTASLGGTTIDLTTAEFDLLWLLASHAGNVLSRDDLLQELRGIGFDGLDRSIDARISRLRKKLNDDPENPTRIKTVRGKGYLFSKHDWN, from the coding sequence ATGAATACACGCATCCTCCTAGTCGAAGACGACGAACGGCTGGCCGAACTGACCGCCGAATACCTGACCAAGAACGATCTCCAGGTCTCCATCGAACCGCGCGGCGACACCGCCGAAACCCGCATCCTGGCCGAACAGCCGGACTTGGTGATTCTCGACGTCATGCTGCCCGGCAAGGACGGCTTCGAAGTCTGCCGCGCCGTGCGCCAGCAGTACCGCGGCGTGATCCTGATGCTCACCGCGCGCGACGAGGACTTCGACCAGATTCTCGGCCTCGAGATGGGCGCCGACGACTACATCGCCAAGCCGGTGCAGCCACGTGTCCTGCTGGCCCGCATCAAGGCCTTGCTCCGGCGCCGGCCAGCCACCAGCGAAAGCAGCAGCGACGAATCCGAAACCATGGTCTTCGGCCAGTTCCGGATCAGTCAATCCACCCGCACCGCTTCGCTGGGCGGCACCACCATCGACCTGACCACCGCCGAATTCGACCTGCTCTGGCTGCTTGCCTCGCATGCCGGCAACGTGCTGTCGCGCGACGACCTGCTGCAGGAACTACGCGGCATCGGCTTTGACGGCCTCGACCGCTCGATCGATGCCCGCATCTCGCGCCTGCGCAAGAAGCTCAATGACGATCCGGAAAATCCGACCCGGATCAAGACCGTACGCGGCAAGGGCTACCTGTTCAGCAAACATGACTGGAACTGA
- the radC gene encoding RadC family protein yields the protein MSITDWPLAERPRERLLRHGPQALSDAELLAIYLRVGVRGKSAVDLARDLLKRFDGHLSRLAEASLKELASVSGIGQAKAAQLKASFELSRRALSQELAQRDTLSAPGAVRDWLRLKLADQPHEIFMALWLDAQNRLLIAEELFTGSLTQTSVYPREVVKIALAHNAAAVILAHNHPSGVAEPSRADEMLTRSLKEALAMVDVRLLDHFIVAGNQQPLSFAERGLL from the coding sequence ATGTCGATCACCGACTGGCCCCTCGCCGAACGTCCGCGCGAACGTTTGTTGCGGCATGGCCCGCAAGCGCTCTCCGATGCCGAACTGCTCGCCATCTATTTAAGAGTCGGCGTGCGCGGCAAAAGCGCGGTCGATCTGGCGCGCGATTTATTGAAGCGTTTCGACGGCCATTTGAGCCGCCTGGCCGAAGCCTCGCTGAAGGAACTGGCCAGCGTCTCGGGCATCGGCCAGGCCAAGGCGGCGCAGCTCAAAGCCAGTTTCGAACTGAGCCGGCGCGCCCTTTCCCAGGAACTGGCGCAGCGCGACACCTTGTCCGCCCCCGGCGCGGTCCGCGACTGGTTGCGCCTCAAGCTGGCCGACCAACCGCACGAAATATTCATGGCACTGTGGCTCGATGCGCAGAATCGTCTACTAATAGCAGAGGAATTGTTCACCGGTTCGCTGACCCAGACTTCGGTCTATCCCCGCGAAGTGGTCAAGATTGCCCTCGCCCATAATGCCGCCGCCGTCATCCTCGCCCACAACCATCCATCGGGCGTCGCCGAGCCGTCGCGCGCCGACGAAATGCTCACCCGCTCCCTCAAGGAGGCGCTTGCCATGGTCGATGTCAGGCTGCTCGACCACTTCATTGTGGCCGGCAATCAGCAGCCACTCTCCTTCGCCGAGCGCGGCCTTTTATAG
- the aceK gene encoding bifunctional isocitrate dehydrogenase kinase/phosphatase: MKIAVGLYGTNAHQIALALIQGFNKHYSLFRATSQEAKVRFEKADWPGVQLAVKERIRFYDDRVDECVERLRDEFDASHIDQPTWQQIKLLYIGLLLNHKQPELAETFFNSVTTKILDRNYYHNDFIFVRPTLSTENIEADTDPTYRSYYAKADGLRGAVASIIADFNWHRPFADLERDVNRVYQAISRFLQGMPQREVNFQIQVLASAFYRNKAAYIIGKAINGAAEYPFTIPVLHDENGRLFIDTVLLDAWRIGLLFSLSRAYFMVDMEVPSGYVQFLRSILPNKPRSELYIMLGLGKQGKTMFFRDLIYHLRHSEDKFIMAPGIRGLVMLVFTLPSYPYVFKLIKDVFGSSKNMDRATVKKKFLLVKQVDRVGRMADTLEFSNVLLPLKRFDDEVLAELQKLAPNCFEVDGDQLIIKHLYIERRMEPLNIHLDRMERSNNIDGLEHAIREYGNAIRELAQANIFPGDMLWKNFGVTRYGRVVFYDYDEIEYMTDCNFRKIPPAPDFETEMSGEVWYPVAKNDIFPEEFATFLLASPTLRKIFHKHHKDLLSAKFWQEAQEKIRAGHVEDFFPYPEELRFCNTPPEAD; the protein is encoded by the coding sequence ATGAAAATTGCGGTCGGCCTCTACGGCACCAACGCCCACCAGATCGCGCTCGCCCTGATCCAGGGCTTCAACAAGCATTACTCGCTGTTTCGCGCGACCAGCCAGGAAGCCAAGGTCCGCTTTGAAAAAGCCGACTGGCCCGGCGTACAGCTCGCCGTCAAGGAGCGCATCCGCTTCTACGACGACCGCGTCGATGAATGCGTCGAGCGCCTGCGCGACGAGTTCGACGCCAGCCACATCGACCAGCCAACCTGGCAGCAGATCAAGCTGCTCTACATCGGGTTGCTGCTCAACCACAAGCAGCCGGAACTGGCCGAGACCTTCTTCAACTCGGTGACGACCAAGATTCTCGACCGCAACTACTATCACAACGATTTCATTTTCGTCCGCCCGACGCTGTCGACCGAAAACATCGAGGCCGACACCGACCCGACCTACCGCAGCTACTACGCCAAGGCGGACGGCCTGCGCGGCGCGGTCGCCAGCATCATTGCCGACTTCAACTGGCACCGGCCGTTTGCCGATCTCGAGCGCGACGTCAATCGCGTCTATCAGGCGATCAGCCGTTTCCTGCAGGGCATGCCGCAACGCGAGGTGAATTTCCAGATTCAGGTGCTCGCTTCCGCTTTCTACCGCAACAAGGCCGCCTACATCATCGGCAAGGCGATCAACGGCGCCGCCGAGTACCCCTTCACCATTCCCGTCCTGCACGACGAGAACGGCCGGCTCTTCATCGATACCGTGCTGCTCGACGCCTGGCGCATCGGCCTGCTCTTTTCGCTGTCGCGCGCCTATTTCATGGTCGACATGGAAGTGCCGTCCGGCTACGTCCAGTTCCTGCGCTCCATCCTGCCCAACAAGCCGCGCTCCGAGCTGTACATCATGCTCGGCCTCGGCAAGCAGGGCAAAACCATGTTCTTCCGCGACCTGATCTACCATCTGCGCCACTCGGAAGACAAGTTCATCATGGCGCCCGGCATCCGCGGCCTGGTCATGCTGGTGTTCACGCTGCCCTCCTACCCCTACGTCTTCAAGCTGATCAAGGATGTCTTCGGCAGCTCGAAGAACATGGACCGCGCCACCGTGAAAAAGAAATTCCTGCTCGTCAAGCAGGTCGACCGGGTCGGACGCATGGCCGACACGCTGGAGTTTTCCAACGTGCTGCTGCCGCTCAAGCGCTTCGACGACGAAGTGCTGGCCGAATTGCAGAAACTGGCGCCGAACTGTTTCGAGGTGGATGGCGACCAGCTGATCATCAAGCACCTCTACATCGAACGCCGCATGGAGCCGCTCAACATCCATCTCGACCGCATGGAGCGCAGCAACAACATCGACGGCCTCGAGCACGCGATCCGTGAATACGGCAACGCCATCCGCGAACTGGCCCAGGCCAACATCTTCCCCGGCGACATGCTGTGGAAGAACTTCGGCGTCACCCGCTACGGCCGCGTCGTCTTCTACGACTACGACGAGATCGAGTACATGACCGACTGCAACTTCCGCAAAATCCCGCCGGCACCCGACTTCGAGACCGAGATGTCGGGCGAGGTCTGGTATCCGGTGGCGAAGAACGACATCTTCCCCGAGGAATTCGCCACCTTCCTGCTCGCCTCGCCGACCCTGCGCAAGATCTTCCACAAGCACCACAAGGACCTGCTCTCAGCAAAATTCTGGCAGGAAGCGCAGGAGAAGATCCGCGCCGGCCACGTCGAGGACTTTTTCCCCTACCCGGAAGAACTGCGCTTCTGCAACACCCCGCCGGAAGCTGACTAG
- a CDS encoding ATP-binding protein — protein MTGTETPGNGKDSSENSQGLARSLFRVSLPRWRGGRYSLSKLFFNFYLLAMGSFVAIAFTADFIISTAQRGITDDYARRFMRGTITLIEDELFRHPRATWQRNIKELDEKFSYKLDIVERMSLDRRLTPSQVSKLDAGDIAIDHDGDIMYHRLGNSSQVLVVGPLAANRNPELAERLPLELRLRLLTWSLIGVIFGIALWFWVRPIWRDLESLRQTARDLGDGNFDARSPPAISQLIAPLSDTMNSMAERVQQLLATHRELSCGISHELRTPIARMRFALEMLTETDETAERERLWGMMEADLDELDHLIDTSLTYARFEREAPQPHFSSVQFGAWLTDEVDSVRLLGRQLQITVDTEKLPEKLNVDLDRKAMPYALRNLLRNAFKYASRQIVVSAEVDGERILIHVDDDGIGIPPEERDHVFSAFTRLDRSRDRSTGGYGLGLAIARRVLELHGGTATAEAAPLGGARFTLAWKAHQ, from the coding sequence ATGACTGGAACTGAGACCCCGGGCAACGGCAAGGACAGCAGCGAAAACAGCCAGGGGCTTGCCCGCTCGCTATTCCGGGTCTCGCTGCCACGCTGGCGGGGCGGCCGTTACAGCCTGTCCAAGCTGTTCTTCAACTTCTACCTGCTGGCGATGGGCTCCTTTGTCGCCATCGCGTTCACGGCCGATTTCATCATTTCCACCGCGCAACGCGGCATCACCGACGATTACGCCCGCCGCTTCATGCGCGGCACGATCACGCTGATCGAGGACGAACTCTTTCGCCATCCGCGCGCGACCTGGCAGCGCAACATCAAAGAACTCGACGAAAAGTTCTCGTACAAGCTCGACATCGTTGAGCGCATGTCGCTCGACCGCCGCCTGACCCCATCCCAGGTCAGCAAGCTCGACGCCGGTGACATCGCCATCGACCACGACGGCGACATCATGTATCACCGCCTCGGCAACAGCAGCCAGGTGCTCGTGGTCGGCCCGCTGGCTGCCAACCGCAACCCCGAACTGGCGGAACGCCTGCCGCTCGAATTGCGCCTGCGCCTGCTGACCTGGAGCCTGATCGGCGTCATTTTCGGCATCGCGCTATGGTTCTGGGTGCGCCCGATCTGGCGCGACCTCGAGTCACTGCGCCAGACCGCACGCGATCTCGGCGACGGCAATTTCGACGCCCGCTCGCCGCCGGCCATCAGCCAACTCATCGCGCCGCTTTCCGACACCATGAACAGCATGGCCGAGCGCGTCCAGCAACTGCTCGCGACGCACCGCGAACTGTCCTGCGGCATTTCGCACGAATTGCGCACGCCGATCGCGCGCATGCGCTTCGCGCTCGAAATGCTCACCGAGACCGACGAAACGGCCGAGCGCGAACGCCTGTGGGGGATGATGGAGGCCGACCTCGACGAACTCGATCACCTCATCGACACCAGCCTGACCTATGCCCGCTTCGAACGCGAAGCACCGCAGCCGCATTTCTCCAGCGTGCAGTTCGGCGCCTGGCTGACCGACGAAGTCGATAGCGTCCGCCTGCTTGGCCGCCAACTGCAGATTACGGTCGACACCGAAAAACTGCCAGAAAAGCTCAACGTCGACCTCGACCGGAAAGCCATGCCCTACGCGCTGCGCAACCTGCTGCGCAATGCCTTCAAGTACGCCAGCCGGCAAATTGTGGTCAGCGCCGAAGTCGATGGCGAGCGCATCCTGATCCACGTGGACGACGATGGCATCGGCATTCCGCCGGAAGAGCGCGACCACGTCTTCTCCGCCTTCACCCGCCTCGACCGCTCGCGTGACCGCTCGACCGGCGGTTACGGCCTGGGTCTGGCGATTGCCCGACGCGTGCTTGAACTGCATGGCGGCACGGCTACCGCCGAGGCGGCGCCACTCGGCGGCGCCCGCTTCACGCTGGCCTGGAAAGCCCACCAGTAG
- the fumC gene encoding class II fumarate hydratase: MRNTRTEHDAFGAIEVPAEHLWGAQTQRSLQHFAISRERMPEELIRALALLKAAAARVNGELGLLPPALAAAIAAAGDAVARGEYAAEFPLSVWQTGSGTQTNMNVNEVLARLAGEQLGQAVHPNDAVNLGQSSNDMFPSAMHVAAATGIVQQLLPALAALRRTLDAKAGEFASIIKIGRTHLQDATPLTLGQEFSGYVAQLDQAQSVLDALLPALYPLAVGGTAVGTGLNTHPQFGARVAADVAQCSGLPFTSAGNKFAALAGHDAMVAVHGGLKVLAVALTKIANDIRWLASGPRAGLGEIALPENEPGSSIMPGKVNPTQSEALAMACIQVMANDVAIGMGGAAGNFELNVCKPLIAHNFLFSVRLLADGMRSFEQHCARGITANRERIAELLQRSLMLVTALTPHIGYDRAAEIAKKAQRDASTLEEAALALGYLTAAEYAQWVRPENMLQPASTARPPVSS; encoded by the coding sequence ATGCGCAACACCCGCACCGAACACGACGCCTTCGGCGCCATTGAGGTTCCCGCCGAGCATCTGTGGGGCGCCCAGACGCAGCGTTCGCTGCAGCATTTCGCCATCTCCCGCGAACGCATGCCGGAGGAACTGATCCGCGCCCTCGCCCTGCTCAAGGCCGCGGCCGCCCGCGTCAATGGCGAACTCGGCCTGCTGCCGCCGGCACTAGCCGCCGCCATCGCCGCCGCTGGCGATGCCGTGGCACGGGGCGAATACGCCGCCGAATTCCCTCTCTCCGTCTGGCAAACCGGCTCCGGCACGCAGACCAACATGAACGTCAACGAAGTGCTCGCCCGCCTTGCCGGAGAGCAACTCGGGCAGGCGGTTCACCCCAACGACGCCGTCAATCTCGGACAATCCTCGAACGACATGTTCCCAAGCGCCATGCATGTCGCCGCGGCGACCGGCATCGTGCAGCAACTGCTGCCGGCGCTGGCTGCCCTGCGCCGCACGCTGGATGCCAAGGCCGGCGAATTCGCCAGCATCATCAAGATCGGCCGCACGCATTTGCAGGACGCAACGCCGCTGACCCTGGGCCAGGAATTTTCCGGCTACGTCGCGCAACTCGACCAGGCGCAGAGCGTGCTCGATGCGCTACTGCCGGCGCTTTATCCGCTCGCCGTGGGCGGCACGGCAGTCGGCACCGGCCTCAATACGCACCCGCAATTCGGGGCGCGCGTTGCGGCCGACGTGGCACAGTGCAGCGGCCTGCCCTTCACCAGCGCCGGCAACAAGTTCGCCGCTCTGGCCGGGCACGATGCGATGGTCGCCGTACATGGCGGCCTCAAGGTACTGGCCGTGGCACTCACCAAGATCGCCAACGACATCCGCTGGCTGGCCAGCGGTCCACGTGCCGGACTGGGCGAAATTGCCCTGCCCGAAAACGAGCCCGGCAGCTCGATCATGCCCGGCAAGGTGAACCCGACGCAAAGCGAGGCGCTCGCCATGGCCTGCATCCAGGTCATGGCCAACGATGTGGCGATCGGCATGGGCGGCGCCGCCGGCAATTTCGAACTGAATGTCTGCAAGCCGCTGATCGCCCACAACTTTCTCTTCAGCGTCCGCCTGCTCGCCGACGGCATGCGCAGCTTCGAGCAGCACTGCGCGCGCGGCATCACGGCCAACCGAGAACGCATTGCCGAGCTGCTGCAACGCTCGTTGATGCTGGTCACGGCGCTGACGCCGCATATCGGTTACGACCGGGCGGCGGAGATCGCCAAGAAGGCGCAGCGCGACGCGTCAACGCTGGAAGAAGCGGCGCTGGCACTCGGCTACCTGACGGCCGCCGAGTACGCACAATGGGTGCGCCCGGAAAACATGCTGCAGCCCGCGTCGACCGCTAGGCCGCCAGTTTCGTCATGA
- the rpmG gene encoding 50S ribosomal protein L33 produces MAKGGREKIKLESTAGTGHFYTTSKNKRTTPGKLEFNKYDPKARKHVAYKEVKLK; encoded by the coding sequence ATGGCTAAAGGCGGACGCGAAAAAATCAAGCTGGAATCTACAGCTGGTACCGGACACTTCTACACCACCTCCAAGAACAAGCGCACGACGCCTGGCAAACTGGAGTTCAACAAGTATGACCCGAAGGCCCGTAAGCACGTTGCTTACAAGGAAGTGAAGCTGAAGTAA
- a CDS encoding disulfide bond formation protein B, giving the protein MPWSKVPVRAWFAALSLGCFGLVAVGMELQNLLHLAPCPLCIFQRLLYLVIGTLALFGFALPAARPLWTALIAVIALLGVGVAGYQTWMQAFPELASECSYVDPNLIERFVDWLGMQYSPLFLATGFCSSKEWVFLGLSMANWSVLMFAGIAAYAALLFRRRA; this is encoded by the coding sequence ATGCCTTGGTCCAAAGTGCCCGTCCGGGCCTGGTTTGCCGCCTTGTCGCTGGGTTGTTTCGGCCTCGTCGCGGTCGGTATGGAATTACAGAATCTGCTGCATCTGGCGCCGTGCCCGCTGTGCATCTTTCAGCGCCTGCTTTATCTGGTGATTGGTACGCTCGCCTTGTTCGGCTTCGCTTTGCCGGCTGCTCGTCCGCTATGGACGGCCCTGATTGCCGTGATTGCCCTTCTGGGTGTCGGCGTTGCCGGCTACCAGACCTGGATGCAGGCTTTTCCCGAACTGGCCAGCGAATGCAGCTATGTCGATCCGAACCTGATCGAACGCTTTGTCGATTGGCTCGGCATGCAGTATTCGCCGCTTTTCCTGGCGACCGGTTTCTGTTCCAGCAAGGAATGGGTGTTCCTCGGCCTGTCGATGGCCAACTGGTCAGTGCTGATGTTTGCCGGTATCGCGGCTTACGCTGCCTTGCTCTTCCGGCGCCGGGCCTGA
- the coaBC gene encoding bifunctional phosphopantothenoylcysteine decarboxylase/phosphopantothenate--cysteine ligase CoaBC: protein MELNAKRIVLGVTGGIAAYKAAELVRLLGKQGADVQVAMTEGATHFVTPTTFQALSGKPVFTDQWDQRMPNAMAHIDLSRAADLILVAPASADFLARIANGFADDLLSTMVLARACPLLVAPAMNLQMWQNPATQRNVAQLAADGVQLLGPASGEQACGEVGAGRMLEPEEILEEVIAFFTPKVLAGRKVVITAGPTFEAIDPVRGITNLSSGRMGYALARAARQAGAQVTLVSGPVAFAAPQGVDRINVRSALEMHAAVMGAVGTADIFIGVAAVADYRVANAAEHKLKKDTGGIPPIELVENPDILAEVAALPAAPFCVGFAAESRNLEEYAQAKRKKKNIPLIAGNLIQDGFGGDDNRLVLFDDAGVHPLTPAPKSVLARQLIEHIAHMTGNTDAHD, encoded by the coding sequence ATGGAATTAAATGCAAAACGCATAGTTCTTGGCGTGACCGGTGGTATCGCTGCCTACAAGGCGGCGGAACTGGTTCGTCTGCTGGGCAAGCAGGGCGCCGACGTGCAGGTGGCGATGACCGAGGGCGCGACGCACTTCGTGACGCCGACCACTTTTCAGGCCCTGTCCGGCAAGCCCGTGTTTACCGACCAGTGGGATCAGCGTATGCCGAACGCCATGGCGCATATCGATCTGTCGCGTGCGGCCGACCTGATCCTGGTGGCGCCTGCTTCGGCAGATTTCTTGGCGCGCATCGCCAACGGTTTTGCCGATGACCTGTTGTCTACCATGGTGCTGGCGCGGGCTTGCCCGCTGCTCGTGGCACCGGCGATGAATCTGCAGATGTGGCAGAACCCGGCGACGCAGCGCAATGTCGCGCAACTCGCCGCCGATGGCGTGCAGTTGCTCGGTCCGGCCAGCGGCGAGCAGGCCTGCGGCGAAGTCGGGGCCGGTCGCATGCTGGAGCCGGAAGAGATTCTTGAAGAGGTGATCGCCTTCTTCACGCCCAAGGTGCTGGCCGGGCGCAAGGTGGTGATCACCGCCGGGCCGACCTTCGAGGCGATCGACCCGGTGCGCGGCATCACCAACCTGTCCTCCGGGCGCATGGGCTATGCGCTGGCGCGTGCTGCGCGCCAGGCCGGGGCGCAGGTGACGCTGGTTTCCGGGCCGGTCGCTTTTGCCGCGCCACAGGGCGTCGACCGTATCAATGTGCGCAGCGCGCTCGAAATGCACGCGGCGGTGATGGGCGCGGTCGGCACTGCCGACATCTTCATCGGCGTTGCCGCGGTGGCCGACTACCGTGTGGCGAATGCTGCCGAACACAAGTTGAAGAAGGATACGGGCGGCATTCCGCCGATTGAACTGGTCGAAAACCCGGACATCTTGGCCGAAGTCGCTGCCTTGCCGGCGGCGCCGTTCTGCGTCGGCTTCGCGGCGGAGAGCCGCAATCTTGAAGAGTATGCGCAGGCCAAGCGCAAAAAGAAGAATATCCCGCTGATTGCCGGCAACCTGATCCAGGACGGCTTTGGCGGCGATGACAACCGGCTTGTCCTGTTCGACGATGCCGGTGTCCATCCGCTGACGCCGGCGCCGAAATCGGTGCTGGCCCGTCAACTTATTGAACACATTGCCCACATGACAGGAAACACCGATGCACACGATTGA